In the Fibrobacter sp. UWB5 genome, one interval contains:
- a CDS encoding helix-turn-helix domain-containing protein yields MSNPAEEMRPEEKVGQFIARVRESRKMTVEELADSIKLGVSYIKAIEAGEWRTFPVAAYVRGYLRSISHVLNLNADQVLKAYNAESGAPVETDFNDVSTGRKLAPLKEGEIKKKSMAVPVVLVLLVLAFLVASHFLDLESLAQQSNEQQPAEKLPVAVEDSMTQEIPDGAEAVPADSMAAVDTAAKDSPANQAAANTTVSQAVVDSAIKKSDLPASATIFISSDSKKDSAKTAVPTTPKTSKTNFVLIGSGESLSWVGLKRREDADSFLKEANISRAGVRMVYNTNDTLCVTIGDPTAIAKMLLNGVETPLPEMKFGRVTRFRVYGGVIVKK; encoded by the coding sequence ATGTCTAATCCAGCAGAAGAAATGCGACCCGAAGAAAAAGTGGGTCAGTTTATTGCAAGAGTTCGTGAAAGCCGCAAGATGACGGTGGAAGAACTTGCTGATTCTATTAAGCTTGGTGTCTCTTATATTAAGGCGATTGAAGCGGGCGAGTGGAGAACATTCCCGGTGGCCGCTTACGTGCGTGGTTATTTACGTTCTATTTCTCACGTTTTGAATTTGAATGCCGACCAGGTGCTCAAGGCTTACAATGCCGAAAGCGGTGCTCCGGTTGAAACTGATTTTAACGATGTGTCGACGGGTCGCAAGCTTGCTCCTCTCAAAGAGGGCGAAATCAAGAAAAAGAGCATGGCTGTCCCCGTGGTGCTCGTTCTTCTCGTACTGGCATTCCTAGTCGCTTCCCATTTCTTGGATTTGGAATCCCTGGCCCAGCAGTCTAACGAACAGCAGCCCGCGGAAAAACTCCCGGTCGCTGTCGAAGATTCCATGACTCAGGAAATTCCGGATGGTGCCGAGGCTGTTCCGGCTGATTCCATGGCCGCGGTTGATACCGCCGCTAAGGATTCTCCTGCAAACCAGGCCGCAGCCAATACGACGGTGAGCCAGGCTGTGGTGGATTCGGCGATCAAGAAATCTGACTTGCCGGCCTCTGCAACGATTTTCATTTCGTCTGATTCCAAGAAGGATTCTGCAAAGACGGCTGTTCCGACGACTCCCAAGACTAGCAAGACGAACTTTGTGTTGATCGGTTCCGGCGAATCCCTTTCTTGGGTGGGCCTCAAGCGTCGCGAAGATGCGGATTCCTTCTTGAAGGAAGCAAATATTTCTAGAGCCGGTGTTCGCATGGTTTACAACACGAACGATACTTTGTGCGTAACTATCGGTGACCCGACGGCTATTGCCAAGATGCTTTTGAACGGTGTCGAAACTCCGCTTCCGGAAATGAAGTTTGGCCGCGTGACGCGCTTCCGCGTGTATGGTGGCGTGATTGTTAAAAAGTAG
- the hisB gene encoding imidazoleglycerol-phosphate dehydratase HisB: MRSTSLTRKTGETDIALSLNLDDSTPGSINSGNGFLDHMLNLFQIHGGIHLDLTCNGDVHVDMHHSMEDIAIVLGQALVECLGDKKGIERYGFYFVPMDEALSRVCIDFSNRIGFVWNVKLPAAMAGGIEASMFEHFFKSLCENARMNLHVELFYGNDNHHCLESIFKAFARAVAMAIAPSRNVKGIPSSKGVL; encoded by the coding sequence ATGCGTAGCACGTCTCTCACACGAAAGACCGGCGAAACCGATATCGCCTTGTCGCTCAACTTGGATGATTCCACTCCGGGTTCTATCAATTCCGGAAACGGATTCTTGGACCACATGCTTAATTTGTTCCAAATCCATGGTGGTATCCATTTGGACTTGACCTGCAATGGCGATGTCCATGTCGATATGCACCATAGCATGGAAGACATTGCGATTGTGCTCGGTCAGGCCTTGGTGGAATGCCTGGGCGACAAGAAGGGAATCGAACGCTACGGATTCTACTTTGTCCCGATGGACGAGGCTTTGAGCCGCGTGTGCATTGACTTTAGCAACCGCATCGGTTTTGTGTGGAACGTGAAGCTCCCGGCTGCCATGGCTGGCGGTATCGAAGCTAGCATGTTTGAACACTTCTTCAAGAGCCTGTGCGAAAACGCCCGCATGAACCTGCACGTGGAACTGTTCTACGGCAATGACAACCACCATTGCCTGGAATCGATCTTCAAGGCTTTTGCCCGTGCCGTGGCTATGGCCATTGCCCCGAGCCGTAACGTGAAGGGTATTCCCAGCAGCAAGGGCGTGCTTTAA
- a CDS encoding type B 50S ribosomal protein L31, which translates to MKEGIHPNYQPVVFVDANTGKEYITRSTKSSAEKKTIDGVEYSVISLEITADTHPFWTGKQHRVDTAGRIDRFNKRFAGNITGAKRKTRKAAPAKAEDAE; encoded by the coding sequence ATGAAAGAAGGTATCCACCCTAACTATCAACCGGTCGTGTTCGTCGATGCGAATACGGGTAAAGAATACATCACCCGCTCCACGAAGTCTTCCGCCGAAAAGAAGACTATCGATGGTGTTGAATATAGCGTAATTTCCTTGGAAATTACGGCTGATACCCATCCGTTTTGGACGGGCAAGCAGCATCGCGTGGATACGGCTGGCCGTATCGACCGCTTCAACAAGCGTTTCGCTGGCAACATCACTGGTGCAAAGCGTAAGACCCGCAAGGCTGCTCCTGCCAAGGCTGAAGACGCTGAATAA
- a CDS encoding glycosyl hydrolase 53 family protein — translation MGLNKLLPFGFVFGTLALCACGGDSDNAAQFDYEIVDSSPSVQRDTFDVNPGYDQPDYSSPSLGGDTSVLNISSAIELPLSSESNASESSGAEQPISSAEIEMSSGGVMPGSSSTEMSSGEMLSISSSSRIVPDLSSDSRPPRSSSSKMEPPPESSSRMEPPSSSSKGPALDFSFYNGADISTVQEYERWGTKFYDVDGSEKDIFTLLKDHGFNAIRLKTFVSPKAQYGYAASGCDHDAESYADKDHIIAYAQKIKAAGMAFLLDIHYSDNWADPGKQIIPSRWRNVKSSDAMADSVYNYTYDLLNSLKQVNATPEMVQIGNETTPGILIHVPNSKTDCWGNGVDKASTAINGDMGTSAGKANAGKYFKAGIRAVKAVSQNIKTVLHIESIRKTSTVDWWMNEIFKNQKVPADVMGFSAYTAYGDDKPDKWNSLFRNLISTYPNLEFIVAEYNGGESDNTYSYDGSRKKAVDMVRGLDRWIGAFFWEPTLSGAWGPALFDWDGPNMKANKKAFDEYKVEF, via the coding sequence ATGGGATTGAATAAGCTTTTACCGTTTGGCTTTGTGTTTGGTACGCTTGCCTTGTGTGCTTGTGGCGGCGATTCGGATAATGCTGCGCAGTTTGATTACGAAATTGTCGATTCTTCGCCGAGTGTCCAGAGGGATACCTTCGATGTGAATCCCGGTTACGATCAGCCGGATTATAGTTCGCCGAGCCTCGGCGGTGATACAAGTGTTTTGAATATTTCGTCTGCGATTGAACTTCCGCTTTCGTCTGAGTCGAATGCGTCGGAGTCTTCGGGGGCGGAGCAGCCGATTTCATCTGCTGAGATCGAAATGTCGTCGGGCGGGGTGATGCCGGGTTCTTCATCGACTGAAATGTCTTCAGGTGAGATGTTGTCGATATCGTCTTCGTCGAGAATTGTTCCTGATTTGTCTTCGGACTCGAGGCCGCCGCGTTCCTCGTCTTCCAAGATGGAACCTCCTCCGGAATCTTCTTCTAGAATGGAGCCGCCCTCTTCTTCGAGCAAGGGGCCTGCGCTTGACTTTAGCTTCTATAACGGTGCGGACATTTCGACGGTGCAGGAATACGAGCGCTGGGGTACCAAGTTCTACGATGTCGACGGCTCCGAAAAAGACATCTTTACGCTCCTGAAAGACCACGGATTCAATGCGATTCGCTTGAAGACTTTTGTGAGTCCGAAGGCGCAGTACGGTTATGCGGCGTCGGGCTGCGATCATGATGCCGAAAGTTATGCCGACAAGGACCACATTATCGCTTACGCCCAAAAGATCAAGGCGGCTGGCATGGCGTTCTTGCTCGACATTCATTACAGCGACAACTGGGCCGATCCGGGCAAGCAGATTATTCCCTCTCGCTGGCGCAACGTGAAAAGTTCCGATGCGATGGCGGATTCCGTATACAATTATACTTATGACTTGTTGAATTCCTTAAAGCAGGTGAATGCGACACCGGAGATGGTGCAAATCGGTAACGAAACCACGCCGGGCATTTTGATTCATGTGCCGAACAGCAAAACAGACTGCTGGGGCAACGGGGTAGACAAGGCATCTACTGCAATCAATGGTGATATGGGTACAAGTGCCGGCAAGGCCAATGCGGGCAAGTACTTTAAGGCGGGCATTCGCGCCGTCAAGGCGGTGTCGCAAAACATCAAGACGGTTCTTCATATCGAAAGCATTCGCAAGACGAGTACGGTCGATTGGTGGATGAATGAAATCTTCAAGAACCAGAAGGTTCCTGCTGACGTGATGGGATTTTCGGCGTATACCGCTTACGGTGATGACAAACCGGACAAGTGGAATAGTTTGTTCAGAAACTTGATTTCGACTTATCCGAATTTGGAATTCATTGTGGCCGAATACAACGGCGGCGAATCGGATAATACATATTCTTACGATGGCTCGCGCAAGAAGGCTGTAGATATGGTTCGCGGGCTAGACCGCTGGATTGGCGCCTTTTTCTGGGAACCTACTTTGAGTGGAGCCTGGGGGCCAGCGCTTTTTGACTGGGATGGCCCGAACATGAAGGCCAATAAGAAGGCTTTTGACGAGTACAAGGTGGAGTTTTAA
- a CDS encoding chorismate mutase, with product MNIEDWRNRIDELNDELIALLNKRASFAVEIGKIKKQKGLPVLDAAREEAVLNVVAEKAKKANGPLPPESFKNIFRTIIDETYKVEE from the coding sequence ATGAATATTGAAGACTGGCGCAACCGTATTGATGAACTGAACGATGAACTGATTGCCCTTTTGAACAAGAGGGCGAGTTTCGCAGTGGAAATTGGTAAAATCAAGAAGCAAAAAGGACTCCCCGTGCTTGATGCTGCGCGCGAAGAGGCTGTTTTGAACGTGGTCGCCGAAAAAGCGAAAAAGGCGAATGGCCCCTTGCCTCCAGAATCGTTCAAGAATATTTTTAGAACCATTATTGACGAAACTTACAAGGTAGAAGAATAA